In Acipenser ruthenus chromosome 6, fAciRut3.2 maternal haplotype, whole genome shotgun sequence, the following proteins share a genomic window:
- the tp53bp2a gene encoding apoptosis-stimulating of p53 protein 2a isoform X4, producing the protein MMPMFLTVYLSNNDQHFTEVPITPETTCHDVVELCKEPGETECHLAEMWRGSERAIADNERMIDVLQHWGNQRTEVRFFLRHDRPPSRESGGPRPQDQTAKKNGVKGPMDRRMENGVEVPRMDMTLSELQEMAKRQQQEIDAQQQLLASKEQRLRYLKMHDKRQQQQASEQDKLQRLREIAENQEAKLKKVRALKGHVEQKRLSNGKLVEEIEQMNSLFQQKQRELVVAVSKVEELSRQLEMLKNGKIDSFHDNKGAVAELDRLYKELQLRNKLNQEQNAKLQQQRECLNKRNTEVAVMDKRVNELRDRLWKKKAALQHKENVPTVFPAKENSTKENQNKYFTKKVSTHQTRCNLSCDKMIVPDSNASQQNGSPQSRVAAVGPYIQSSTVPRGPSRHDLLIKPVYPDVTSTLPVQDGPQKTQTLPMGRAAKTAAGSGSQAPRPPQASTDWSNVDPSVGHGSVSTLPRTGTYSTAEQDDTDIMLREKDKKNAPRNPVKIPPPVPSKPNKISLSFINPSSQPLTTDSTLEGSQKPVLVAGTFPGKTKPVTQQPQPLAQHSSQQIQQRISVPPSLPATGQSHTLPLPSKQETPPAATVRPFTPQPPAKEAPPQPFHKPQTVAASSIYSMYTQQQTPGKNFQQAVQSTLTRAQTRGTPFTSVYGKPVIAGTSSSQQSQGQFSENGHLDQSDSELEQGVISSGFEPQETERIPRPLSPTKLLPFISNPYRHQSEMELDALRKKLYNAPRPLKKRSSITEPEGPNGPNIQKLLYQKTTLAAMETTGSAPFYQPNPAAEEENGPHEEAASMNDREGPEVEAVPETDTSEADVIKEQEDEFVPPPPPSHPAPIPEGLLESLSSPLPPGEEEHDPSAPLPLDAYMEEYPPYPPPPYPITGEQENLGEDTFSMRPPEITGQVSLPPGKRTNLRKTGSERIDHGMRVKFNPLALLLDSSLEGEFDLVQRIIYEVDDPSQPNDEGITALHNAVCAGHTEIVKFLVQFGVNVNAADSDGWTPLHCAASCNNVQVCKFLVESGAAVFAMTYSDMQTSAEKCEEMEEGYTQCSQFLYGVQEKMGIMNRGLVYGLWDYEAHNDDELVFREGDCMTTVRREDEDEIEWWWVRLGDQEGYVPRNLLGLYPRIKPRQRSLA; encoded by the exons GGGGACCCAGACCCCAGGATCAGACTGCCAAGAAGAATGGTGTGAAAGGTCCTATGGACAGAAGGATGGAAAATGGG GTGGAAGTTCCCCGGATGGACATGACTCTGTCTGAACTGCAGGAGATGGCAAAAAGGCAGCAACAGGAAATTGATGCTCAGCAGCAGCTACTAGCTTCCAAG GAGCAGCGGCTGCGCTACCTCAAGATGCACGATaagaggcagcagcagcaagcGTCCGAGCAGGACAAGCTCCAGAGACTGCGGGAAATTGCTGAGAACCAGGAGGCCAAGCTCAAGAAAGTACGAGCGCTAAAGGGACATGTGGAGCAGAAGCGTCTCAGCAATGGCAAACTTG TGGAGGAGATTGAGCAGATGAACAGCCTGTTTCAGCAGAAGCAAAGGGAGCTGGTGGTGGCAGTGTCCAAAGTAGAGGAACTCAGCAGGCAGCTGGAGATGCTGAAAAATGGCAAGATCGACAGTTTTCACGATAACAAAGGGGCTGTTGCTGAGCTGGACCGACTTTACAAGGAGCTGCAG CTGAGGAACAAACTGAACCAGGAACAGAATgcaaagctgcagcagcagaggGAATGTTTAAACAAGCGCAACACAGAGGTGGCAGTGATGGACAAGCGTGTGAACGAGCTGCGAGATCGCCTGTGGAAGAAGAAGGCAGCCCTGCAACATAAGGAGAATGTGCCA ACTGTCTTTCCTGCTAAAGAAAATTcaacaaaagaaaaccaaaacaaatattttacaaagaag GTCTcgacacaccagacgcgatgcaatttgtcctgcgataaaatg ATTGTACCTGACAGCAATGCATCTCAGCAGAACGGTTCACCACAAAGCAGGGTGGCCGCGGTTGGTCCGTACATCCAGTCCTCCACCGTGCCACGCGGCCCCTCCAGACATGACCTCTTGATCAAGCCAGTCTACCCTGATGTCACGTCCACTCTGCCCGTGCAAGACGGTCCCCAGAAAACACAGACGCTTCCAATGGGAAGAGCTGCGAAAACTGCtgcag gtTCAGGAAGCCAGGCTCCCAGGCCACCTCAGGCCAGCACTGACTGGAGTAATGTAGACCCCTCTGTGGGCCATGGCTCAGTCTCCACGCTGCCCAGGACAGGGACATACAGCACTGCAGAGCAGG ATGACACGGACATAATGTTGAGAGAAAAAGACAAGAAG aaTGCTCCCAGGAACCCAGTGAAAATTCCACCCCCTGTGCCCAGCAAGCCCAATAAAATCAGCCTGTCTTTCATCAATCCGTCCAGCCAGCCTCTAACTACTGACAGTACACTGGAGGGTTCGCAGAAGCCTGTTTTGGTTGCAGGAACTTTTCCTGGCAAAACCAAGCCGGTAACCCAGCAGCCACAGCCCCTGGCACAGCATTCCTCTCAGCAGATCCAGCAAAGAATCTCTGtacccccctccctgccagccACAGGTCAAAGCCACACCCTCCCACTGCCCTCCAAACAAGAGACTCCCCCAGCTGCCACTGTGCGCCCCTTCACTCCACAACCACCCGCTAAGGAGGCACCACCCCAGCCCTTCCACAAACCACAGACTGTGGCAGCCAGCTCTATTTATTCCATGTACACACAGCAACAGACCCCGGGCAAGAACTTTCAGCAAGCCGTGCAAAGCACACTGACCCGTGCACAGACCCGAGGGACGCCCTTCACTAGCG TATATGGAAAACCTGTAATCGCAGGAACCAGCAGCTCCCAGCAGTCACAAGGACAATTCTCTGAAAACGGCCACCTGGACCAGTCTGATTCTGAACTGGAACAGGGAGTGATCAGCTCTGGATTTGAGCCTCAGGAGACAGAGCGAATCCCTCGGCCCTTGAGCCCCACCAAGCTGCTGCCCTTCATCTCTAACCCCTACCGGCACCAGAGCGAAATGGAACTGGATGCTCTGAGAAAGAAGTTGTACAATGCTCCTCGGCCCCTGAAGAAGCGCAGCTCCATCACAGAGCCTGAGGGCCCCAACGGCCCTAACATCCAAAAGCTGCTCTACCAGAAGACCACCTTGGCCGCCATGGAGACAACAGGTTCAGCCCCTTTCTATCAGCCAaatccagcagcagaggaagaaaaTGGGCCACACGAAGAAGCAGCCAGCATGAATGACAGAGAGGGCCCTGAAGTTGAAGCAGTGCCTGAAACGGACACATCAGAAGCCGACGTGATAAAAGAACAGGAGGACGAGTTTGTACCCCCTCCTCCACCCTCCCACCCTGCGCCCATACCTGAAGGACTGCTGGAATCCCTGAGCTCCCCACTGCCTCCTGGAGAGGAGGAGCATGACCCCAGCGCCCCCCTGCCTCTGGATGCCTACATGGAGGAGTACCCACCGTACCCTCCTCCTCCCTACCCTATCACAGGGGAGCAGGAGAACCTCGGAGAGGACACCTTCAGCATGCGCCCCCCTGAGATCACAGGCCAGGTCTCGCTCCCACCG GGTAAGAGGACAAACCTGAGGAAGACAGGCTCAGAGAGAATTGACCACGGGATGCGTGTAAAATTCAACCCACTCGCTCTTCTGCTCGACTCTTCTCTGGAGGGGGAGTTTGACCTGGTGCAGAGAATAATATACGAG GTGGATGACCCAAGCCAACCAAATGACGAAGGGATCACAGCTCTTCACAACGCAGTGTGTGCCGGTCACACTGAAATCGTCAAGTTCCTTGTCCAGTTCGGGGTGAATGTTAACGCGGCCGACAGCGATGGCTG GACCCCCTTGCACTGTGCTGCCTCCTGCAATAACGTCCAGGTCTGCAAGTTCCTCGTGGAGTCAGGGGCGGCGGTGTTTGCCATGACATACAGCGACATGCAGACTTCTGCTGAGAAGTGTGAGGAGATGGAGGAAGGGTACACCCAGTGCTCACAGTTCCTCTATG GTGTCCAGGAGAAGATGGGCATCATGAACAGAGGGTTGGTGTACGGGCTGTGGGACTACGAGGCTCACAACGATGACGAGCTTGTGTTCAGAGAGGGGGACTGCATGACGACTGTGCGGCGCGAGGATGAGGATGAGATCGAGTGGTGGTGGGTGCGACTCGGAGACCAAGAGGGATACGTCCCCCGGAACCTTCTCGGG TTGTATCCAAGAATCAAACCAAGACAAAGGAGCCTAGCGTAA
- the tp53bp2a gene encoding apoptosis-stimulating of p53 protein 2a isoform X1 yields MMPMFLTVYLSNNDQHFTEVPITPETTCHDVVELCKEPGETECHLAEMWRGSERAIADNERMIDVLQHWGNQRTEVRFFLRHDRPPSRESGGPRPQDQTAKKNGVKGPMDRRMENGVEVPRMDMTLSELQEMAKRQQQEIDAQQQLLASKEQRLRYLKMHDKRQQQQASEQDKLQRLREIAENQEAKLKKVRALKGHVEQKRLSNGKLVEEIEQMNSLFQQKQRELVVAVSKVEELSRQLEMLKNGKIDSFHDNKGAVAELDRLYKELQLRNKLNQEQNAKLQQQRECLNKRNTEVAVMDKRVNELRDRLWKKKAALQHKENVPTVFPAKENSTKENQNKYFTKKVSTHQTRCNLSCDKMIVPDSNASQQNGSPQSRVAAVGPYIQSSTVPRGPSRHDLLIKPVYPDVTSTLPVQDGPQKTQTLPMGRAAKTAAGSGSQAPRPPQASTDWSNVDPSVGHGSVSTLPRTGTYSTAEQDDTDIMLREKDKKVRPFSMFESTDPSTSVTSTGSLRKNQSNEDLLRDAQNAPRNPVKIPPPVPSKPNKISLSFINPSSQPLTTDSTLEGSQKPVLVAGTFPGKTKPVTQQPQPLAQHSSQQIQQRISVPPSLPATGQSHTLPLPSKQETPPAATVRPFTPQPPAKEAPPQPFHKPQTVAASSIYSMYTQQQTPGKNFQQAVQSTLTRAQTRGTPFTSVYGKPVIAGTSSSQQSQGQFSENGHLDQSDSELEQGVISSGFEPQETERIPRPLSPTKLLPFISNPYRHQSEMELDALRKKLYNAPRPLKKRSSITEPEGPNGPNIQKLLYQKTTLAAMETTGSAPFYQPNPAAEEENGPHEEAASMNDREGPEVEAVPETDTSEADVIKEQEDEFVPPPPPSHPAPIPEGLLESLSSPLPPGEEEHDPSAPLPLDAYMEEYPPYPPPPYPITGEQENLGEDTFSMRPPEITGQVSLPPGKRTNLRKTGSERIDHGMRVKFNPLALLLDSSLEGEFDLVQRIIYEVDDPSQPNDEGITALHNAVCAGHTEIVKFLVQFGVNVNAADSDGWTPLHCAASCNNVQVCKFLVESGAAVFAMTYSDMQTSAEKCEEMEEGYTQCSQFLYGVQEKMGIMNRGLVYGLWDYEAHNDDELVFREGDCMTTVRREDEDEIEWWWVRLGDQEGYVPRNLLGLYPRIKPRQRSLA; encoded by the exons GGGGACCCAGACCCCAGGATCAGACTGCCAAGAAGAATGGTGTGAAAGGTCCTATGGACAGAAGGATGGAAAATGGG GTGGAAGTTCCCCGGATGGACATGACTCTGTCTGAACTGCAGGAGATGGCAAAAAGGCAGCAACAGGAAATTGATGCTCAGCAGCAGCTACTAGCTTCCAAG GAGCAGCGGCTGCGCTACCTCAAGATGCACGATaagaggcagcagcagcaagcGTCCGAGCAGGACAAGCTCCAGAGACTGCGGGAAATTGCTGAGAACCAGGAGGCCAAGCTCAAGAAAGTACGAGCGCTAAAGGGACATGTGGAGCAGAAGCGTCTCAGCAATGGCAAACTTG TGGAGGAGATTGAGCAGATGAACAGCCTGTTTCAGCAGAAGCAAAGGGAGCTGGTGGTGGCAGTGTCCAAAGTAGAGGAACTCAGCAGGCAGCTGGAGATGCTGAAAAATGGCAAGATCGACAGTTTTCACGATAACAAAGGGGCTGTTGCTGAGCTGGACCGACTTTACAAGGAGCTGCAG CTGAGGAACAAACTGAACCAGGAACAGAATgcaaagctgcagcagcagaggGAATGTTTAAACAAGCGCAACACAGAGGTGGCAGTGATGGACAAGCGTGTGAACGAGCTGCGAGATCGCCTGTGGAAGAAGAAGGCAGCCCTGCAACATAAGGAGAATGTGCCA ACTGTCTTTCCTGCTAAAGAAAATTcaacaaaagaaaaccaaaacaaatattttacaaagaag GTCTcgacacaccagacgcgatgcaatttgtcctgcgataaaatg ATTGTACCTGACAGCAATGCATCTCAGCAGAACGGTTCACCACAAAGCAGGGTGGCCGCGGTTGGTCCGTACATCCAGTCCTCCACCGTGCCACGCGGCCCCTCCAGACATGACCTCTTGATCAAGCCAGTCTACCCTGATGTCACGTCCACTCTGCCCGTGCAAGACGGTCCCCAGAAAACACAGACGCTTCCAATGGGAAGAGCTGCGAAAACTGCtgcag gtTCAGGAAGCCAGGCTCCCAGGCCACCTCAGGCCAGCACTGACTGGAGTAATGTAGACCCCTCTGTGGGCCATGGCTCAGTCTCCACGCTGCCCAGGACAGGGACATACAGCACTGCAGAGCAGG ATGACACGGACATAATGTTGAGAGAAAAAGACAAGAAGGTACGTCCTTTCTCCATGTTTGAATCGACAGATCCTTCCACTAGCGTAACGTCCACAGGGAGTCTTCGGAAAAACCAGAGCAATGAGGACCTGCTGCGAGATGCACAG aaTGCTCCCAGGAACCCAGTGAAAATTCCACCCCCTGTGCCCAGCAAGCCCAATAAAATCAGCCTGTCTTTCATCAATCCGTCCAGCCAGCCTCTAACTACTGACAGTACACTGGAGGGTTCGCAGAAGCCTGTTTTGGTTGCAGGAACTTTTCCTGGCAAAACCAAGCCGGTAACCCAGCAGCCACAGCCCCTGGCACAGCATTCCTCTCAGCAGATCCAGCAAAGAATCTCTGtacccccctccctgccagccACAGGTCAAAGCCACACCCTCCCACTGCCCTCCAAACAAGAGACTCCCCCAGCTGCCACTGTGCGCCCCTTCACTCCACAACCACCCGCTAAGGAGGCACCACCCCAGCCCTTCCACAAACCACAGACTGTGGCAGCCAGCTCTATTTATTCCATGTACACACAGCAACAGACCCCGGGCAAGAACTTTCAGCAAGCCGTGCAAAGCACACTGACCCGTGCACAGACCCGAGGGACGCCCTTCACTAGCG TATATGGAAAACCTGTAATCGCAGGAACCAGCAGCTCCCAGCAGTCACAAGGACAATTCTCTGAAAACGGCCACCTGGACCAGTCTGATTCTGAACTGGAACAGGGAGTGATCAGCTCTGGATTTGAGCCTCAGGAGACAGAGCGAATCCCTCGGCCCTTGAGCCCCACCAAGCTGCTGCCCTTCATCTCTAACCCCTACCGGCACCAGAGCGAAATGGAACTGGATGCTCTGAGAAAGAAGTTGTACAATGCTCCTCGGCCCCTGAAGAAGCGCAGCTCCATCACAGAGCCTGAGGGCCCCAACGGCCCTAACATCCAAAAGCTGCTCTACCAGAAGACCACCTTGGCCGCCATGGAGACAACAGGTTCAGCCCCTTTCTATCAGCCAaatccagcagcagaggaagaaaaTGGGCCACACGAAGAAGCAGCCAGCATGAATGACAGAGAGGGCCCTGAAGTTGAAGCAGTGCCTGAAACGGACACATCAGAAGCCGACGTGATAAAAGAACAGGAGGACGAGTTTGTACCCCCTCCTCCACCCTCCCACCCTGCGCCCATACCTGAAGGACTGCTGGAATCCCTGAGCTCCCCACTGCCTCCTGGAGAGGAGGAGCATGACCCCAGCGCCCCCCTGCCTCTGGATGCCTACATGGAGGAGTACCCACCGTACCCTCCTCCTCCCTACCCTATCACAGGGGAGCAGGAGAACCTCGGAGAGGACACCTTCAGCATGCGCCCCCCTGAGATCACAGGCCAGGTCTCGCTCCCACCG GGTAAGAGGACAAACCTGAGGAAGACAGGCTCAGAGAGAATTGACCACGGGATGCGTGTAAAATTCAACCCACTCGCTCTTCTGCTCGACTCTTCTCTGGAGGGGGAGTTTGACCTGGTGCAGAGAATAATATACGAG GTGGATGACCCAAGCCAACCAAATGACGAAGGGATCACAGCTCTTCACAACGCAGTGTGTGCCGGTCACACTGAAATCGTCAAGTTCCTTGTCCAGTTCGGGGTGAATGTTAACGCGGCCGACAGCGATGGCTG GACCCCCTTGCACTGTGCTGCCTCCTGCAATAACGTCCAGGTCTGCAAGTTCCTCGTGGAGTCAGGGGCGGCGGTGTTTGCCATGACATACAGCGACATGCAGACTTCTGCTGAGAAGTGTGAGGAGATGGAGGAAGGGTACACCCAGTGCTCACAGTTCCTCTATG GTGTCCAGGAGAAGATGGGCATCATGAACAGAGGGTTGGTGTACGGGCTGTGGGACTACGAGGCTCACAACGATGACGAGCTTGTGTTCAGAGAGGGGGACTGCATGACGACTGTGCGGCGCGAGGATGAGGATGAGATCGAGTGGTGGTGGGTGCGACTCGGAGACCAAGAGGGATACGTCCCCCGGAACCTTCTCGGG TTGTATCCAAGAATCAAACCAAGACAAAGGAGCCTAGCGTAA
- the tp53bp2a gene encoding apoptosis-stimulating of p53 protein 2a isoform X2 has protein sequence MMPMFLTVYLSNNDQHFTEVPITPETTCHDVVELCKEPGETECHLAEMWRGSERAIADNERMIDVLQHWGNQRTEVRFFLRHDRPPSRESGGPRPQDQTAKKNGVKGPMDRRMENGVEVPRMDMTLSELQEMAKRQQQEIDAQQQLLASKEQRLRYLKMHDKRQQQQASEQDKLQRLREIAENQEAKLKKVRALKGHVEQKRLSNGKLVEEIEQMNSLFQQKQRELVVAVSKVEELSRQLEMLKNGKIDSFHDNKGAVAELDRLYKELQLRNKLNQEQNAKLQQQRECLNKRNTEVAVMDKRVNELRDRLWKKKAALQHKENVPTVFPAKENSTKENQNKYFTKKIVPDSNASQQNGSPQSRVAAVGPYIQSSTVPRGPSRHDLLIKPVYPDVTSTLPVQDGPQKTQTLPMGRAAKTAAGSGSQAPRPPQASTDWSNVDPSVGHGSVSTLPRTGTYSTAEQDDTDIMLREKDKKVRPFSMFESTDPSTSVTSTGSLRKNQSNEDLLRDAQNAPRNPVKIPPPVPSKPNKISLSFINPSSQPLTTDSTLEGSQKPVLVAGTFPGKTKPVTQQPQPLAQHSSQQIQQRISVPPSLPATGQSHTLPLPSKQETPPAATVRPFTPQPPAKEAPPQPFHKPQTVAASSIYSMYTQQQTPGKNFQQAVQSTLTRAQTRGTPFTSVYGKPVIAGTSSSQQSQGQFSENGHLDQSDSELEQGVISSGFEPQETERIPRPLSPTKLLPFISNPYRHQSEMELDALRKKLYNAPRPLKKRSSITEPEGPNGPNIQKLLYQKTTLAAMETTGSAPFYQPNPAAEEENGPHEEAASMNDREGPEVEAVPETDTSEADVIKEQEDEFVPPPPPSHPAPIPEGLLESLSSPLPPGEEEHDPSAPLPLDAYMEEYPPYPPPPYPITGEQENLGEDTFSMRPPEITGQVSLPPGKRTNLRKTGSERIDHGMRVKFNPLALLLDSSLEGEFDLVQRIIYEVDDPSQPNDEGITALHNAVCAGHTEIVKFLVQFGVNVNAADSDGWTPLHCAASCNNVQVCKFLVESGAAVFAMTYSDMQTSAEKCEEMEEGYTQCSQFLYGVQEKMGIMNRGLVYGLWDYEAHNDDELVFREGDCMTTVRREDEDEIEWWWVRLGDQEGYVPRNLLGLYPRIKPRQRSLA, from the exons GGGGACCCAGACCCCAGGATCAGACTGCCAAGAAGAATGGTGTGAAAGGTCCTATGGACAGAAGGATGGAAAATGGG GTGGAAGTTCCCCGGATGGACATGACTCTGTCTGAACTGCAGGAGATGGCAAAAAGGCAGCAACAGGAAATTGATGCTCAGCAGCAGCTACTAGCTTCCAAG GAGCAGCGGCTGCGCTACCTCAAGATGCACGATaagaggcagcagcagcaagcGTCCGAGCAGGACAAGCTCCAGAGACTGCGGGAAATTGCTGAGAACCAGGAGGCCAAGCTCAAGAAAGTACGAGCGCTAAAGGGACATGTGGAGCAGAAGCGTCTCAGCAATGGCAAACTTG TGGAGGAGATTGAGCAGATGAACAGCCTGTTTCAGCAGAAGCAAAGGGAGCTGGTGGTGGCAGTGTCCAAAGTAGAGGAACTCAGCAGGCAGCTGGAGATGCTGAAAAATGGCAAGATCGACAGTTTTCACGATAACAAAGGGGCTGTTGCTGAGCTGGACCGACTTTACAAGGAGCTGCAG CTGAGGAACAAACTGAACCAGGAACAGAATgcaaagctgcagcagcagaggGAATGTTTAAACAAGCGCAACACAGAGGTGGCAGTGATGGACAAGCGTGTGAACGAGCTGCGAGATCGCCTGTGGAAGAAGAAGGCAGCCCTGCAACATAAGGAGAATGTGCCA ACTGTCTTTCCTGCTAAAGAAAATTcaacaaaagaaaaccaaaacaaatattttacaaagaag ATTGTACCTGACAGCAATGCATCTCAGCAGAACGGTTCACCACAAAGCAGGGTGGCCGCGGTTGGTCCGTACATCCAGTCCTCCACCGTGCCACGCGGCCCCTCCAGACATGACCTCTTGATCAAGCCAGTCTACCCTGATGTCACGTCCACTCTGCCCGTGCAAGACGGTCCCCAGAAAACACAGACGCTTCCAATGGGAAGAGCTGCGAAAACTGCtgcag gtTCAGGAAGCCAGGCTCCCAGGCCACCTCAGGCCAGCACTGACTGGAGTAATGTAGACCCCTCTGTGGGCCATGGCTCAGTCTCCACGCTGCCCAGGACAGGGACATACAGCACTGCAGAGCAGG ATGACACGGACATAATGTTGAGAGAAAAAGACAAGAAGGTACGTCCTTTCTCCATGTTTGAATCGACAGATCCTTCCACTAGCGTAACGTCCACAGGGAGTCTTCGGAAAAACCAGAGCAATGAGGACCTGCTGCGAGATGCACAG aaTGCTCCCAGGAACCCAGTGAAAATTCCACCCCCTGTGCCCAGCAAGCCCAATAAAATCAGCCTGTCTTTCATCAATCCGTCCAGCCAGCCTCTAACTACTGACAGTACACTGGAGGGTTCGCAGAAGCCTGTTTTGGTTGCAGGAACTTTTCCTGGCAAAACCAAGCCGGTAACCCAGCAGCCACAGCCCCTGGCACAGCATTCCTCTCAGCAGATCCAGCAAAGAATCTCTGtacccccctccctgccagccACAGGTCAAAGCCACACCCTCCCACTGCCCTCCAAACAAGAGACTCCCCCAGCTGCCACTGTGCGCCCCTTCACTCCACAACCACCCGCTAAGGAGGCACCACCCCAGCCCTTCCACAAACCACAGACTGTGGCAGCCAGCTCTATTTATTCCATGTACACACAGCAACAGACCCCGGGCAAGAACTTTCAGCAAGCCGTGCAAAGCACACTGACCCGTGCACAGACCCGAGGGACGCCCTTCACTAGCG TATATGGAAAACCTGTAATCGCAGGAACCAGCAGCTCCCAGCAGTCACAAGGACAATTCTCTGAAAACGGCCACCTGGACCAGTCTGATTCTGAACTGGAACAGGGAGTGATCAGCTCTGGATTTGAGCCTCAGGAGACAGAGCGAATCCCTCGGCCCTTGAGCCCCACCAAGCTGCTGCCCTTCATCTCTAACCCCTACCGGCACCAGAGCGAAATGGAACTGGATGCTCTGAGAAAGAAGTTGTACAATGCTCCTCGGCCCCTGAAGAAGCGCAGCTCCATCACAGAGCCTGAGGGCCCCAACGGCCCTAACATCCAAAAGCTGCTCTACCAGAAGACCACCTTGGCCGCCATGGAGACAACAGGTTCAGCCCCTTTCTATCAGCCAaatccagcagcagaggaagaaaaTGGGCCACACGAAGAAGCAGCCAGCATGAATGACAGAGAGGGCCCTGAAGTTGAAGCAGTGCCTGAAACGGACACATCAGAAGCCGACGTGATAAAAGAACAGGAGGACGAGTTTGTACCCCCTCCTCCACCCTCCCACCCTGCGCCCATACCTGAAGGACTGCTGGAATCCCTGAGCTCCCCACTGCCTCCTGGAGAGGAGGAGCATGACCCCAGCGCCCCCCTGCCTCTGGATGCCTACATGGAGGAGTACCCACCGTACCCTCCTCCTCCCTACCCTATCACAGGGGAGCAGGAGAACCTCGGAGAGGACACCTTCAGCATGCGCCCCCCTGAGATCACAGGCCAGGTCTCGCTCCCACCG GGTAAGAGGACAAACCTGAGGAAGACAGGCTCAGAGAGAATTGACCACGGGATGCGTGTAAAATTCAACCCACTCGCTCTTCTGCTCGACTCTTCTCTGGAGGGGGAGTTTGACCTGGTGCAGAGAATAATATACGAG GTGGATGACCCAAGCCAACCAAATGACGAAGGGATCACAGCTCTTCACAACGCAGTGTGTGCCGGTCACACTGAAATCGTCAAGTTCCTTGTCCAGTTCGGGGTGAATGTTAACGCGGCCGACAGCGATGGCTG GACCCCCTTGCACTGTGCTGCCTCCTGCAATAACGTCCAGGTCTGCAAGTTCCTCGTGGAGTCAGGGGCGGCGGTGTTTGCCATGACATACAGCGACATGCAGACTTCTGCTGAGAAGTGTGAGGAGATGGAGGAAGGGTACACCCAGTGCTCACAGTTCCTCTATG GTGTCCAGGAGAAGATGGGCATCATGAACAGAGGGTTGGTGTACGGGCTGTGGGACTACGAGGCTCACAACGATGACGAGCTTGTGTTCAGAGAGGGGGACTGCATGACGACTGTGCGGCGCGAGGATGAGGATGAGATCGAGTGGTGGTGGGTGCGACTCGGAGACCAAGAGGGATACGTCCCCCGGAACCTTCTCGGG TTGTATCCAAGAATCAAACCAAGACAAAGGAGCCTAGCGTAA